A region from the Desulfoglaeba alkanexedens ALDC genome encodes:
- the meaB gene encoding methylmalonyl Co-A mutase-associated GTPase MeaB: MEESWKKLIEEMQNGSLRAMTRLITRVENREDGWLDAMEAIYRIGGNARVIGITGPPGAGKSTLVDGLTRRLVDSGFDVGIIAVDPSSPFTGGALLGDRLRMGKATGLNGVFVRSMATRGALGGLSQAARDAVKIMDAFGKQIVLVETVGVGQDEVAVVKAADLVLVVCVPGMGDGIQAIKAGVMEIADIFVVNKADLDGADQVVRDIQAMLDLGAGPSTPDVPVVKTSAALGSGMDHLAAVMLERLESRQRDHEWLKRQVKEEIFVLLEKEIARHLRCGWERNGNLDRVVGQVMSGERDPYSFVKEVVEQFAQSCPEIRT, encoded by the coding sequence ATGGAAGAATCCTGGAAGAAATTGATCGAAGAGATGCAGAATGGCTCTTTGAGGGCGATGACCAGGCTGATTACCCGTGTCGAGAACAGGGAGGACGGCTGGCTCGACGCCATGGAGGCCATATACCGAATAGGCGGCAATGCCCGGGTCATCGGCATCACCGGACCTCCGGGGGCGGGTAAAAGCACCCTCGTTGACGGACTCACGCGGAGGCTTGTCGATTCGGGTTTCGACGTGGGTATCATCGCCGTCGATCCCTCGAGTCCTTTCACCGGGGGGGCGCTTTTGGGGGATCGCCTTCGCATGGGCAAGGCAACTGGTCTTAATGGCGTCTTCGTTCGTTCTATGGCTACTCGGGGGGCGCTCGGGGGATTGAGCCAGGCGGCCCGCGATGCCGTGAAGATAATGGATGCCTTCGGAAAACAGATCGTCCTGGTAGAGACGGTCGGGGTAGGCCAGGACGAGGTGGCTGTTGTAAAGGCTGCAGATCTTGTACTCGTCGTTTGTGTACCTGGAATGGGAGACGGTATACAGGCCATCAAGGCTGGAGTCATGGAAATTGCGGACATTTTTGTTGTCAATAAGGCGGACCTCGACGGGGCGGATCAGGTCGTCCGTGATATTCAGGCCATGCTTGATCTCGGCGCCGGGCCATCGACGCCGGATGTGCCCGTGGTGAAAACCTCCGCCGCTCTGGGCAGTGGGATGGATCACCTGGCCGCTGTCATGCTTGAGCGGCTTGAATCCCGCCAAAGGGATCATGAATGGCTCAAACGGCAGGTGAAGGAAGAGATTTTTGTCTTGCTGGAGAAGGAAATCGCTCGCCACTTGCGATGCGGATGGGAGCGCAACGGAAATCTTGATCGTGTTGTCGGGCAGGTGATGAGTGGCGAGCGTGACCCCTATTCGTTCGTTAAGGAGGTTGTTGAGCAGTTTGCGCAGAGCTGCCCGGAAATTCGGACTTGA
- a CDS encoding FKBP-type peptidyl-prolyl cis-trans isomerase yields MVVQEGAIVTMFYVLKDAQGNVLDDRYEHIPVRFIFGCGAIPPGLEKRLAGLRQGQRVTVVVPPEEGYGERKPERVIRVHKDDLPEHEKITVGDRFKPLSPDLESESATVQGYIDDWVYLDCNHPYAGKELYYEVRVRRSRDNR; encoded by the coding sequence ATGGTTGTCCAGGAAGGTGCCATCGTGACCATGTTTTACGTTCTTAAGGATGCACAGGGGAACGTCCTTGACGATAGGTATGAGCACATACCCGTGAGGTTCATCTTTGGATGCGGCGCGATCCCGCCGGGACTCGAGAAAAGACTTGCGGGATTGAGGCAGGGGCAGAGAGTGACGGTTGTCGTTCCTCCCGAGGAAGGATACGGGGAGAGAAAGCCTGAAAGGGTCATCAGGGTGCACAAAGATGATCTGCCCGAACACGAGAAGATAACGGTCGGCGACAGGTTTAAACCTTTGTCCCCGGATCTTGAGTCGGAGTCTGCCACGGTGCAAGGCTATATCGATGACTGGGTCTACCTGGACTGCAACCATCCGTATGCCGGAAAGGAATTGTATTATGAGGTTCGGGTAAGACGATCTCGAGACAACCGATAG
- a CDS encoding methylmalonyl-CoA mutase family protein, translating into MSSANDKIAHERKEWLEKVVSKALEKLGLEENPVSFYSPDLLGDFDFLSKVGFPGQYPFTAGNDAIPRWQAFAALLAKSQERYEWGTGSVGKYAGFGTPEDYRDYLVRMHAMGRKGGPNMALDLPTQCGYDSDSPWAEGEVGRVGVAIDSLRDFEIIYEPYTGDLELDRISSNFTINAPAAVIIAMYAALAEKRGVPLGALRGTPQNDTLKEYIARGMYIFPPGPSLRLFRDILVFCTEKMPKFNITSIGGYHIREAGATREQDLAFSMAIGAAYLQAGVDAGLNIDSFAPRFTFNAFGGSMEIYHEIAFQRAARRMWAGLLKNRFGAKNPRSMMIRQISTAHIGCSSTTLQRPLNNLSRVVVGAMAAGMSGGIPGAFPPYDEPLGLGHSLEAQQLAFDATRILIYEAKVGKVSDPWAGSYFMESLTNEIEEAAWEEFERIEKMGGAVPAIESGYMKKAVARSAYEKQRKIERQEEFVVGVNCFNGPHEIDVEVSRTVEEVYAPELLETAERRKCESLARLKRERDERAVREHLDRLKLNAADESKNLMPDILACVKSYATLQEICDVLREVFGEAQPTKL; encoded by the coding sequence GTGAGCTCAGCAAACGATAAAATAGCGCATGAGCGAAAAGAATGGCTGGAAAAGGTGGTCTCCAAGGCGCTCGAAAAACTGGGCCTTGAGGAAAATCCGGTATCCTTTTACTCGCCTGACCTATTGGGGGATTTCGATTTTCTCTCCAAGGTGGGGTTCCCCGGGCAATACCCTTTCACGGCCGGCAATGATGCGATACCCCGGTGGCAGGCATTCGCGGCCCTGCTGGCCAAGTCCCAGGAACGTTATGAGTGGGGAACGGGCAGTGTAGGTAAGTACGCCGGGTTTGGGACCCCGGAGGACTATCGCGACTACCTGGTGCGCATGCACGCCATGGGCCGCAAGGGTGGACCCAACATGGCCTTGGATCTACCGACCCAATGCGGGTATGATTCGGACAGCCCGTGGGCGGAAGGCGAAGTGGGCCGCGTAGGGGTCGCGATTGACAGCTTGCGCGACTTTGAGATCATCTATGAACCATACACCGGGGATCTGGAACTGGATCGGATATCTTCCAATTTCACCATCAATGCTCCCGCTGCGGTCATTATCGCCATGTACGCTGCTCTTGCCGAAAAGCGCGGCGTTCCCCTTGGCGCTTTACGCGGGACACCGCAAAACGACACTCTCAAAGAATATATTGCCCGGGGAATGTACATATTTCCACCGGGGCCGTCTCTGCGGCTCTTTCGCGATATTCTGGTCTTTTGCACCGAAAAGATGCCCAAATTCAATATAACGAGCATCGGCGGCTATCATATTAGAGAGGCCGGTGCCACGCGGGAGCAGGATCTTGCTTTCAGTATGGCCATTGGAGCCGCATATCTTCAGGCCGGGGTCGATGCCGGGCTGAACATCGATTCGTTCGCTCCCCGATTCACCTTCAACGCCTTTGGTGGAAGCATGGAGATCTATCATGAGATCGCCTTTCAACGCGCCGCTCGTCGGATGTGGGCCGGTCTTTTGAAAAACAGGTTCGGCGCGAAAAACCCTCGGTCGATGATGATCCGGCAGATATCCACCGCCCATATCGGTTGTTCAAGCACCACCCTGCAACGGCCCCTCAATAACCTGAGCCGGGTCGTGGTAGGGGCAATGGCCGCAGGGATGTCCGGCGGCATTCCCGGCGCATTTCCCCCATACGATGAACCGCTCGGCCTGGGACACAGTCTGGAGGCTCAGCAACTTGCGTTTGACGCCACTCGCATCCTCATATACGAGGCAAAGGTCGGTAAAGTGAGCGATCCATGGGCCGGGTCGTATTTCATGGAATCGCTTACTAATGAAATCGAGGAGGCTGCATGGGAGGAGTTCGAAAGGATTGAAAAGATGGGAGGGGCGGTGCCCGCTATAGAAAGCGGATATATGAAGAAGGCTGTGGCGCGAAGCGCCTATGAAAAGCAGAGGAAGATAGAAAGACAGGAAGAGTTCGTTGTTGGTGTGAATTGTTTTAACGGGCCTCACGAGATTGACGTTGAGGTGAGCCGCACCGTCGAGGAGGTCTATGCGCCTGAATTGCTTGAAACGGCGGAACGCCGCAAATGTGAGAGTCTGGCACGGCTCAAGCGGGAACGGGACGAACGCGCGGTGAGAGAGCATCTTGACCGGTTGAAACTAAATGCCGCCGACGAATCGAAAAATCTGATGCCGGATATTCTGGCATGCGTGAAATCCTATGCAACCCTTCAAGAGATATGCGATGTGCTGAGGGAGGTCTTCGGGGAGGCGCAGCCGACCAAGTTGTAG
- a CDS encoding MmgE/PrpD family protein: MEITKSLARFVYETQFKDIPAEVIEKTKLCILDCIGCGLGGTTEETFNVVLEYMKNYGGKPEVSLFGSDLKIDIPNAALANGIISHVLDYDDYHEETVIHATATCLPAILALAENKKLSGRDLLTAVVVGNEVCIRLGLGLGKYHYELGWHSTATTGRFSSTAGMSKLLGLDLDKIINAFGICGTQASGVRQVFGTMTKPFHAGKSAMDGAISALLAEKGFTSSKEIIEGDLGLFSVLTEKPNEGIILDGLGSKYHIMDICFKPYATCA; the protein is encoded by the coding sequence ATGGAAATCACTAAAAGTTTGGCCCGGTTTGTTTATGAAACGCAATTTAAGGACATTCCCGCAGAAGTGATTGAAAAAACCAAACTTTGTATTTTAGATTGTATTGGATGCGGCCTGGGAGGAACAACGGAAGAAACCTTTAATGTAGTCCTTGAATATATGAAGAATTATGGTGGAAAACCCGAGGTAAGTTTATTTGGATCGGATTTAAAGATAGACATCCCCAATGCCGCTCTTGCCAATGGAATTATTTCTCATGTCTTGGATTATGATGATTATCATGAAGAAACAGTTATCCACGCGACAGCAACATGTCTGCCGGCTATTTTGGCCCTTGCCGAAAATAAAAAATTAAGCGGGCGGGATTTGCTCACAGCTGTAGTCGTAGGTAATGAAGTATGTATCAGGCTGGGGTTGGGCCTGGGAAAATACCATTACGAATTGGGTTGGCACAGTACAGCAACTACCGGCAGGTTTAGCTCTACAGCTGGAATGTCCAAACTCTTGGGCTTGGACCTGGACAAGATTATTAATGCCTTTGGAATATGCGGAACCCAGGCAAGTGGCGTCAGGCAGGTGTTTGGGACCATGACGAAGCCGTTTCATGCAGGCAAGAGCGCGATGGACGGAGCTATATCCGCCCTGTTGGCTGAAAAAGGTTTCACAAGCTCCAAGGAGATAATAGAGGGGGACCTCGGGCTTTTTTCTGTTCTTACCGAAAAGCCAAATGAAGGAATAATTCTTGATGGCCTGGGCTCAAAATACCATATTATGGATATCTGCTTTAAACCTTACGCCACCTGTGCTTGA
- a CDS encoding radical SAM/SPASM domain-containing protein encodes MIEGLSPQEFLDITREKFRMMVREAKPLMCWYSITEECDLHCKFCFADSHRPWDNELTTQEVYDLLDNIAEAGTRAIVFGGGEPTLRPDLLDVIRYAARYKGMFVALNTHGQHLSRTLVRGLANAGVSQVKVSVDGLRESHEWNRGPGTFDKCMQALKNCVDIGIESVIWIATISQMNYHEVPQMVEMAMGLGVDICMVQLFPGGRWKGKSDLLLTKDQVRDWQRFMAEQQKVHGWQRIQFENRYQICEDCYALKVAANPDRIGDFTDTPCGCISGIWQYIIDASGKVVIGDIVTPELVIGDLRTQRLKDIWHNSELADRLRDRDKLKGKCGKCELRYVCGGCRRMAFSRTGDIMGADPQCWYNPRLESKYDDQVQEAVQGPRG; translated from the coding sequence ATGATAGAAGGTCTTTCACCCCAGGAGTTCCTGGACATCACCAGGGAGAAGTTCAGGATGATGGTCAGGGAAGCCAAGCCCCTTATGTGCTGGTACAGCATAACGGAGGAATGCGACCTCCACTGCAAGTTCTGTTTTGCCGATTCGCATCGGCCCTGGGACAACGAATTGACCACGCAGGAGGTCTACGACCTGCTGGACAACATCGCCGAGGCCGGCACACGAGCCATAGTCTTTGGGGGTGGCGAGCCAACGTTGCGGCCGGACTTGCTCGATGTCATCCGTTACGCGGCCCGATACAAAGGCATGTTCGTCGCCTTGAACACGCATGGTCAGCACCTGAGCCGCACGCTGGTCCGGGGACTGGCCAATGCCGGCGTTTCTCAGGTGAAGGTCAGCGTTGATGGCTTAAGAGAAAGCCACGAGTGGAACAGAGGGCCTGGCACCTTCGACAAGTGCATGCAGGCCCTGAAGAACTGCGTGGATATCGGCATCGAGAGCGTTATATGGATCGCCACCATCTCGCAGATGAACTACCATGAGGTCCCGCAGATGGTGGAAATGGCGATGGGTTTGGGTGTTGATATCTGCATGGTACAGCTCTTTCCTGGGGGGCGGTGGAAGGGAAAGAGCGACCTACTGCTTACGAAAGACCAGGTGAGAGACTGGCAAAGGTTTATGGCGGAGCAGCAGAAAGTCCATGGATGGCAGCGGATTCAATTCGAAAACCGCTACCAGATCTGCGAGGACTGCTACGCCCTCAAAGTGGCTGCCAACCCCGATCGCATAGGTGACTTCACCGACACCCCTTGCGGGTGCATCAGCGGCATCTGGCAGTACATCATCGATGCTTCCGGCAAGGTGGTGATAGGGGACATCGTGACCCCCGAGCTTGTGATAGGCGACCTGCGCACGCAAAGGCTCAAGGACATATGGCACAACTCCGAGCTGGCTGATCGCCTGAGGGATAGGGACAAGCTGAAGGGTAAGTGCGGTAAGTGCGAACTGAGGTATGTCTGTGGTGGCTGCAGAAGAATGGCCTTTAGTCGCACTGGCGATATTATGGGAGCGGATCCGCAATGCTGGTACAACCCTAGATTGGAGTCAAAGTATGACGATCAAGTTCAAGAAGCAGTTCAAGGTCCGCGAGGTTGA
- a CDS encoding cobalamin B12-binding domain-containing protein, with translation MNTEKRVRVLVGKPGLDGHDRGAQVIAYGLRDMGFEVVYTGLRQKPEDIARAAVEEDVDVVGLSILSGSHLAMTRKVIEKLAEMKASDIMVLVGGVIPEEDIAKLKEIGVAGVFTAGTPVAEIAEFIRSHVRNQGPDSQSVA, from the coding sequence ATGAACACCGAGAAAAGAGTGAGAGTTCTGGTGGGGAAACCGGGCCTCGACGGTCATGACCGTGGTGCCCAGGTGATAGCCTACGGACTTAGAGACATGGGCTTTGAGGTTGTTTATACCGGCCTGCGCCAGAAGCCCGAAGACATCGCCCGGGCAGCGGTGGAGGAGGATGTGGACGTTGTGGGGCTCTCGATTCTCTCCGGCTCTCATTTAGCTATGACGCGCAAGGTAATCGAAAAGCTGGCCGAGATGAAGGCTAGTGACATCATGGTTCTTGTCGGTGGTGTGATTCCAGAAGAAGACATTGCGAAGCTCAAGGAGATCGGGGTTGCGGGGGTATTCACCGCGGGAACCCCGGTCGCCGAAATCGCGGAGTTCATCCGCTCGCATGTTCGTAATCAAGGGCCCGACTCCCAATCGGTCGCGTAA
- a CDS encoding MmgE/PrpD family protein — MHGALGLLEEIRDKHHPDIENIEEVRIETGPVAFTAAGNKAPKIGREIKFSLWFLASLALIEDNVGLDKFVDEKLHNQRVVDLRKKIDAHLVPELGFGARVVVRMKDGTEYKGFKRKQKGHPQNPLTSEELESKFRNCAQMAITKQKAELLIEKIRSLEKIGDISEIMTLTH; from the coding sequence GTGCACGGCGCTTTAGGTCTCCTGGAGGAGATCAGGGACAAACATCATCCAGATATTGAAAACATAGAAGAGGTGAGGATTGAAACCGGCCCCGTCGCCTTTACGGCTGCCGGGAACAAGGCCCCCAAGATCGGCAGGGAAATCAAGTTCAGCCTATGGTTTTTGGCATCTCTTGCATTAATCGAAGATAACGTCGGGTTGGATAAATTCGTTGATGAAAAACTGCATAATCAGAGGGTGGTTGATTTAAGAAAAAAGATAGACGCACACTTAGTGCCGGAACTCGGATTCGGCGCCAGGGTTGTTGTCAGAATGAAAGACGGTACAGAATATAAAGGCTTTAAAAGAAAGCAAAAAGGACACCCTCAAAATCCTTTGACCAGTGAAGAACTGGAAAGCAAATTTAGAAACTGTGCCCAGATGGCTATTACGAAACAAAAGGCTGAGTTGCTGATTGAAAAGATTAGATCATTGGAAAAAATCGGCGATATAAGCGAAATTATGACTCTGACCCATTAG
- a CDS encoding class I adenylate-forming enzyme family protein: MKWSIGKIMSKRAMFSPDKPALIFEDKPITYKQLNDETNRVAHLLQSLGLKKGDRISVNLFNCPEFLAIYMAAAKLGLIFAPLNFRMVAPEIEYQLKNSGARLIVFHDVFAKNIEPIRSSTQVEEDKFIVVRSGVLERGHCGPWARDYHELVQEQSCDEPVVAEAVELSDPLAIIYTSGVTGAPKGAVLSHEQTYYKNFQIILYADLQEDDVFLSQLPLFHSGGLFITATPVLCRGGTLVMRANFRPEQFAADIQRYRVTVLFALTTMWRFVLQTKALDGVDTSSVRVVFGGGERTPASLIKELAEKGLYIQTGFGQTENSAMMMLPKADITRKAGSIGLPGFFTEVWIEDSSGRRLPPGEIGEIVASGPTVMSGYWNNPEKTRETIVNGVLHTGDLGYTDKDGYFYIVDRAKDMYRSGGENVYPAEIERVLCEHPKIDNVSIIGVPDDKWGETGKAFIVCKKGETITKDEIYSYLDGKVARYKFPTHIVLVDSLPMTSSGKIRKSALKEAEAKIFD, translated from the coding sequence ATGAAATGGAGTATCGGCAAAATCATGAGTAAGAGGGCGATGTTCAGCCCGGACAAACCTGCGCTTATTTTCGAAGACAAGCCTATAACCTATAAGCAGTTGAACGATGAAACCAATCGGGTCGCGCATTTGCTTCAATCACTTGGTTTAAAAAAAGGGGACCGCATATCGGTCAATCTTTTCAACTGTCCTGAATTCCTGGCCATTTATATGGCCGCCGCAAAGCTTGGACTTATCTTTGCCCCGCTCAACTTCCGGATGGTGGCCCCCGAGATCGAGTACCAACTAAAGAACTCCGGCGCGCGTCTGATCGTGTTTCACGATGTGTTCGCCAAGAATATCGAGCCCATACGCTCATCGACGCAAGTAGAGGAAGACAAATTCATCGTCGTGCGAAGCGGCGTCTTAGAGCGTGGTCATTGTGGCCCCTGGGCGCGGGACTATCATGAACTGGTTCAAGAACAGTCTTGCGATGAGCCCGTTGTGGCGGAAGCTGTAGAGCTGTCGGATCCTTTGGCCATCATCTACACTTCCGGAGTCACCGGTGCTCCCAAGGGAGCGGTTTTGTCCCACGAACAGACCTACTACAAGAACTTCCAAATCATACTGTATGCCGACCTGCAGGAAGATGACGTGTTTCTGTCGCAATTACCGCTGTTTCATTCAGGAGGTCTGTTCATTACCGCAACACCCGTCCTGTGCAGGGGAGGGACACTGGTCATGCGGGCCAATTTCCGGCCTGAGCAGTTTGCCGCGGATATCCAGCGCTATCGCGTTACGGTGCTTTTTGCCCTTACGACGATGTGGCGGTTCGTGCTCCAGACAAAAGCGCTGGATGGCGTCGACACGAGCAGTGTCCGGGTCGTCTTTGGCGGCGGAGAGCGTACGCCTGCGAGCCTCATAAAGGAGTTGGCGGAAAAGGGATTGTACATACAAACTGGTTTTGGTCAGACGGAAAATTCCGCCATGATGATGCTGCCGAAAGCGGATATCACGCGAAAAGCAGGGTCTATCGGCCTGCCCGGCTTCTTTACGGAGGTTTGGATCGAGGATTCGAGTGGCAGGAGACTTCCTCCCGGCGAGATAGGGGAGATTGTTGCGTCCGGTCCGACGGTGATGAGCGGTTACTGGAATAATCCTGAGAAGACAAGGGAAACGATTGTCAACGGTGTGCTTCACACGGGTGATCTTGGATATACGGACAAGGACGGGTATTTCTACATCGTGGACAGGGCTAAGGACATGTATCGGAGCGGGGGCGAAAACGTCTACCCGGCGGAGATAGAAAGAGTTCTGTGTGAACACCCTAAAATAGATAATGTTTCCATCATAGGTGTGCCTGATGATAAGTGGGGAGAGACAGGCAAGGCATTTATAGTCTGCAAGAAGGGGGAAACAATTACAAAGGACGAGATATATTCCTACCTGGACGGCAAGGTTGCCAGGTATAAGTTTCCGACGCATATTGTGCTGGTGGATTCATTGCCCATGACGTCCAGCGGAAAGATCAGGAAATCGGCTCTCAAGGAAGCGGAAGCGAAGATCTTCGATTAG
- a CDS encoding OmpP1/FadL family transporter: MGRLVYLSFELSCKQEVMMRGRVLLALLGWVLIVQVAGLSMRASWAGVNDTFGVGAKAGALGQAFTAYADDFSAAHYNPAGLVQMEGLNASAGLHVINIDYEQTVTQKDFTFGNDPESGKSSENEDGVLFAPHGGISYRPAGARWSIGYAAYAPFGVHVWFDDDDSNNRYDGAEVYNDRIIYAAPTAAYQIFDNLSLGVSLGMGYSDEGGKVRLRIPGIESRPPASMLGLPQGTGYALELATLDFDLDDEFSLSANVGLLWEIRDWITLGITYRSESKSHMTGTSTFDYTPTARAAIKQLTDMDVPAEEEFHTHCDFRHPQSVSAGLKVDVTSKWRMMFDLVWTDWSVRKKETWAYDEDPIFLQLTALLGSGEPTDRIITARKWNDTFEPHFGTEYQALDWLALRFGYHYRPSSIDQDQWDNNWPIIDYHVFSFGSGIKYRTFTIDLAYSLAWGDDWKVDHDESENLTQNQVVYSPYFGDEIDAETDIHNFMITVSCRF; this comes from the coding sequence ATGGGTAGACTTGTGTATTTGAGCTTTGAACTAAGCTGCAAACAGGAGGTGATGATGAGGGGGAGGGTTCTGTTAGCCCTGTTGGGCTGGGTTTTGATCGTGCAGGTTGCCGGGCTCTCAATGCGCGCGAGCTGGGCGGGAGTTAATGATACCTTCGGTGTCGGTGCGAAGGCAGGCGCTTTAGGCCAGGCGTTCACTGCCTATGCCGACGACTTCTCGGCTGCTCATTATAACCCGGCGGGACTGGTTCAGATGGAGGGGCTTAACGCCTCCGCGGGATTACACGTTATCAACATAGACTACGAGCAGACAGTCACACAGAAAGATTTTACTTTCGGCAATGACCCCGAGAGCGGAAAGAGCTCTGAAAACGAGGATGGTGTGTTATTTGCACCTCACGGGGGTATTTCCTACAGGCCGGCCGGCGCTAGATGGTCCATCGGCTATGCGGCTTATGCGCCTTTTGGGGTCCATGTATGGTTCGATGATGATGACTCCAACAACCGGTACGACGGTGCTGAGGTTTACAATGACAGGATTATCTATGCGGCGCCCACGGCTGCCTATCAAATATTCGACAATTTATCGCTGGGTGTCTCTTTGGGCATGGGATACTCGGATGAGGGCGGCAAGGTGAGACTGAGAATTCCCGGAATCGAAAGCCGACCGCCCGCTTCAATGCTGGGGCTGCCACAAGGGACTGGATATGCGCTCGAGCTGGCAACGCTGGATTTCGACCTCGATGACGAATTCTCCCTTTCAGCCAACGTAGGGCTCCTTTGGGAGATTAGGGATTGGATCACTCTCGGAATAACCTACCGGAGTGAATCCAAGTCCCACATGACAGGAACGAGTACGTTCGATTACACACCCACTGCCCGTGCGGCCATAAAGCAACTTACGGACATGGATGTGCCGGCGGAGGAGGAGTTCCACACCCACTGCGACTTCCGGCATCCGCAGTCGGTATCGGCAGGCCTGAAGGTGGATGTTACCAGCAAGTGGAGGATGATGTTCGATCTCGTCTGGACAGACTGGTCGGTGAGGAAAAAGGAAACATGGGCCTATGACGAGGACCCGATTTTTCTGCAGTTGACGGCTCTCCTAGGTTCGGGCGAACCTACCGATCGGATCATTACTGCACGGAAATGGAATGATACTTTCGAGCCTCATTTCGGCACCGAGTATCAGGCACTGGATTGGCTTGCCCTCCGCTTCGGCTATCATTACCGGCCAAGCTCCATAGACCAGGACCAGTGGGATAACAACTGGCCGATCATCGATTACCATGTGTTCAGCTTTGGCTCGGGAATCAAGTACCGTACATTCACCATCGACCTGGCATACAGTCTCGCCTGGGGCGATGACTGGAAGGTCGACCACGATGAGAGCGAAAATCTCACCCAAAACCAGGTCGTCTATTCGCCGTACTTCGGCGACGAAATCGATGCGGAGACCGATATTCACAACTTCATGATCACGGTGAGCTGCCGGTTTTGA
- a CDS encoding MmgE/PrpD family protein, whose product MEKTVIPMTRRLAGFIAGYNAGGIPSVVYEHAKVAFLDWLGVTLGGKEDPLVKKVIAYSELMGGNEQATILGYGVKKSLEQAALINGSASHALDFDDTLAASLGHPSVTLFPSLLALGEWQGRSGIDFLTAYVIALKAAAVIGTCAGLPHYMSGCHATATIGHLASAAACARLLELNEQQTVFALGIAGTQAAGLKRVFGTMCKPFHAGRASQAGLTAALLAKEGFTSAEDILEGPHGFFAVLKGEVNEGVLESLGKTWEIEALAQKYHASCHATHSPIEAVMCLMETHRIKPRDVREIKVFVSQLALDAAGKLAPTSGLEGKFSIPYCVVNAILRGDTGMTAFTDEKVRDAEVAEYMKKVKLEHEKGFVGLEARVVLVDNGGEEYVKTWDILKDIPDLETKRRKIGDKFSDLCRAVLGDTKTRKLRDQVLSLEKLDAMPKIIEQI is encoded by the coding sequence ATGGAAAAGACAGTTATACCGATGACGAGGAGGCTCGCCGGCTTCATCGCCGGATACAACGCCGGGGGGATTCCCTCAGTGGTTTACGAGCATGCCAAGGTTGCATTTTTGGACTGGCTGGGTGTAACCCTTGGGGGTAAGGAAGATCCCCTCGTGAAGAAAGTGATCGCCTACTCGGAGCTCATGGGTGGGAACGAACAGGCGACGATCCTGGGATACGGTGTCAAGAAATCGCTTGAGCAGGCTGCGCTGATCAATGGTTCGGCTTCGCACGCTCTGGATTTCGACGATACCCTCGCGGCTTCTCTTGGGCATCCTTCGGTAACCTTGTTTCCTTCTCTTTTGGCCCTTGGCGAGTGGCAGGGGAGAAGCGGTATCGATTTTCTGACCGCGTATGTGATAGCCTTGAAGGCCGCGGCTGTCATCGGCACCTGTGCCGGCCTTCCCCACTACATGTCGGGATGTCACGCGACGGCGACCATTGGGCATCTTGCTTCCGCGGCGGCGTGCGCCAGGCTTCTTGAGCTGAACGAGCAGCAGACCGTTTTTGCCTTGGGCATTGCCGGGACCCAGGCTGCCGGGCTGAAGAGGGTTTTCGGTACCATGTGTAAACCGTTTCATGCGGGCAGGGCTTCCCAGGCCGGATTGACGGCGGCCCTTCTTGCGAAAGAGGGTTTCACCAGTGCCGAAGATATATTGGAAGGGCCGCACGGATTTTTTGCCGTCCTCAAGGGAGAAGTGAACGAAGGCGTGCTGGAATCCCTTGGGAAAACCTGGGAGATCGAAGCGCTTGCTCAAAAATACCATGCTTCTTGTCATGCGACACACTCTCCCATAGAGGCGGTCATGTGCCTCATGGAAACACACCGCATCAAGCCTCGGGATGTGCGCGAGATCAAGGTTTTTGTGTCACAGCTCGCACTCGACGCCGCCGGAAAGCTTGCACCGACCTCCGGCCTGGAGGGAAAGTTCAGCATTCCTTATTGCGTGGTCAATGCGATTCTGCGGGGGGACACGGGAATGACGGCATTTACCGATGAAAAGGTTCGAGACGCAGAGGTCGCAGAGTATATGAAGAAGGTAAAGCTGGAGCACGAAAAAGGGTTCGTGGGTCTCGAAGCACGCGTAGTGCTGGTTGACAACGGTGGCGAGGAATACGTGAAAACGTGGGACATCTTGAAAGACATTCCGGATCTGGAGACAAAGAGGAGAAAAATAGGCGATAAGTTTTCCGATCTCTGCCGAGCCGTCCTTGGAGACACCAAGACTCGGAAATTAAGAGATCAGGTGCTGTCTCTGGAAAAGCTGGACGCTATGCCGAAAATCATCGAACAAATTTAG